One Campylobacter concisus DNA window includes the following coding sequences:
- a CDS encoding GDYXXLXY domain-containing protein, whose translation MKIRSLILAIIFQILLIIAMLAYALMPLYLGKEIKVRVNLYDPRDLFRGNYVSLSYDFSNLQQYKFDEKTGVETDIYDRNISKNDEIYAILKQDANATYAFDKFSFTKPKDALFLAGKFDGYLFVKYGIEEFYMPTKKAKQTEREMMDQDVDAVAVLMVMDDGRARLKDIIITPNGKKRSNDENFDENGYTDDNESFEEPVRLQDQR comes from the coding sequence ATGAAGATAAGATCACTAATACTAGCCATAATCTTTCAAATTTTACTAATAATTGCGATGCTCGCATACGCGCTCATGCCACTTTATCTTGGAAAAGAGATAAAAGTGAGGGTAAATCTCTACGATCCAAGGGATCTCTTTCGCGGAAACTACGTGAGCTTGAGCTATGATTTTTCAAATCTGCAGCAGTATAAATTTGATGAAAAAACTGGCGTTGAGACAGATATATATGATAGAAATATCTCAAAAAATGATGAAATTTACGCCATTTTAAAGCAAGATGCTAATGCTACTTACGCTTTTGATAAATTTAGCTTTACTAAGCCAAAAGACGCTCTTTTCTTAGCAGGCAAATTTGATGGATATTTATTTGTAAAATATGGCATCGAAGAGTTTTACATGCCAACTAAAAAGGCAAAGCAGACTGAGCGAGAGATGATGGATCAAGATGTGGATGCTGTTGCTGTTTTGATGGTGATGGATGATGGTAGGGCAAGGCTAAAAGATATCATCATCACACCAAATGGCAAAAAAAGAAGCAATGATGAAAATTTTGATGAAAATGGCTACACAGATGATAACGAGAGCTTTGAAGAGCCAGTTCGCTTGCAAGATCAAAGGTAA
- a CDS encoding DUF2157 domain-containing protein — protein sequence MNFYNRNFLAKELDRWQKEDVVDKATALKIANLYDIDINAHSEKTSFILKLVAYLFFALAFFTLVGAYWEEIPRMGRLVIIFGVLALLNFGGVYYLKKGKDKLGTATLFLGNFCYGAAIALIAQIYNISDEPSGGVLLWSVGAMALSFASKKALLVAQSLVFATIWFVLKGMGGEFAYEFIVFIALGAYTLYKSDSIFLAIVLLADIFFYIISLCAKISGFDEFYGYDDLMFRAPMAATLSLSYALLLVALFSTLAGFRDRLAHLVKGFGKYLGIVILIVCLIAYANGDIYELEEDKFWFAKAFFYSSFGKVFAVFSIASIALFFKEKNKSGLFLSLILFALPFVFSLGVGYANIFFSLANIIVAAVLIKNGELTLGLCMIFLVAVVRYFELIGDYLWATALFIVFAFVVLAVAAKKGRTK from the coding sequence ATGAATTTTTACAATAGAAATTTTCTAGCCAAAGAGCTAGATCGCTGGCAAAAAGAGGATGTGGTCGATAAGGCCACCGCTTTAAAAATAGCAAATTTATATGATATAGATATAAACGCTCATAGCGAGAAGACCAGCTTTATCTTAAAGTTGGTTGCTTATCTCTTTTTTGCGCTGGCATTTTTTACCCTTGTTGGAGCTTACTGGGAGGAGATACCAAGGATGGGACGCCTTGTCATCATCTTTGGCGTGCTTGCTCTTTTAAATTTTGGCGGAGTTTATTATCTTAAAAAAGGCAAAGATAAGCTTGGCACAGCTACGCTCTTTTTGGGAAATTTCTGCTACGGAGCAGCCATAGCGCTTATCGCTCAAATTTATAATATTAGCGACGAGCCAAGTGGCGGAGTTTTGCTCTGGAGCGTTGGAGCTATGGCGCTCTCTTTTGCTAGCAAAAAGGCCTTGCTAGTGGCTCAAAGCCTTGTTTTTGCGACGATCTGGTTTGTTTTAAAGGGCATGGGTGGCGAGTTTGCTTATGAATTTATCGTCTTTATAGCCCTTGGCGCCTACACGCTTTACAAAAGTGACTCTATTTTTCTTGCGATTGTGCTTTTAGCGGATATATTTTTCTATATCATTTCGCTTTGCGCTAAGATCAGTGGGTTTGATGAATTTTATGGCTATGATGATCTTATGTTTAGAGCGCCGATGGCTGCTACTTTATCGCTCTCATACGCGCTTTTACTTGTCGCGCTCTTTAGCACGTTAGCTGGCTTTAGAGATAGGCTAGCGCACCTTGTAAAAGGCTTTGGCAAGTATCTTGGCATCGTTATCTTGATCGTTTGCCTGATAGCTTATGCAAATGGCGATATCTACGAGCTAGAAGAAGATAAATTTTGGTTTGCAAAAGCATTTTTTTATAGCAGTTTTGGCAAGGTTTTTGCCGTATTTAGCATCGCTAGTATTGCGCTATTTTTCAAAGAGAAAAACAAAAGCGGCTTGTTTCTTAGCTTGATACTCTTTGCGTTGCCATTTGTCTTTAGTCTGGGCGTTGGATATGCAAATATCTTCTTCTCGCTAGCAAACATCATCGTCGCTGCCGTGCTTATCAAAAATGGCGAGCTAACGCTTGGACTATGCATGATATTCTTAGTTGCGGTGGTTAGATACTTTGAGCTAATAGGCGATTATTTGTGGGCTACGGCGCTATTTATCGTCTTTGCCTTCGTCGTGCTCGCAGTTGCTGCTAAAAAAGGACGTACAAAATGA
- the nikR gene encoding nickel-responsive transcriptional regulator NikR, with the protein MDSVIRFSVSLPSQLLDELDRKVSEQGYASRSEFTRDLIRDKIVSDSWKDANEELIGVLTLIYVHHHNDLVNKKMDIEHDSDVKIICTNHVHVDHHNCLETISIRGEAEKIERFADRIAGLKGVKFSKLTKAAVPKF; encoded by the coding sequence ATGGATAGTGTTATACGTTTTAGTGTTTCTTTGCCTAGTCAATTACTAGACGAACTGGATAGAAAAGTTAGCGAACAAGGCTACGCTTCTAGGAGTGAATTTACAAGGGATTTGATCCGTGATAAAATCGTAAGCGACAGCTGGAAGGACGCTAACGAGGAGTTGATTGGGGTTTTGACGCTCATTTATGTGCATCATCACAACGATTTGGTGAATAAAAAAATGGATATCGAGCATGACTCTGATGTGAAGATCATCTGCACAAATCACGTCCATGTCGATCACCACAACTGCTTAGAAACAATCTCTATAAGGGGCGAAGCGGAGAAGATAGAGCGCTTTGCTGATAGGATTGCTGGCTTAAAGGGTGTTAAGTTTTCTAAACTTACAAAGGCCGCTGTGCCTAAATTTTAA
- the hypF gene encoding carbamoyltransferase HypF, with protein MRSSFRYEIKGLVQGVGFRPFVYTLADKFKLVGEIYNDDEGVKLNFSGEEASFLAFEKELYEKLPALARIDELHKFKIDKIYEKLEIVASKSATKQAPILPDYALCDDCLREFYDPTNPRYKYPFINCTNCGPRFSIIKALPYDRVNTTMSEFKMCEFCESEYKDPLNRRYHAEPISCPNCGPKLYLKDKFGKVLASKNEAAKEAARLINEGKILAIKGLGGFHLVCDATNEDAVCELRARKHRPSKPFALMSKNLQNAREIAQISEAEVKLLSSNLKPIVLLKAKNGSNIAKSVAPNLNKLGVMLAFSGIHLLLFDYLEHDIIATSANISGEVVIKDESELREKLGEVIDFYLDHDREIYSPSDDSIAFCIGDEVVFTRTSRGLNPNFIHTNFKQKGTFLALGAELKSSFCIYKDGLLIVSPYIGDLKNVATFDRFKDIFTLFETTYDLKIDKVIADLHPNFLNTKWAKNQGFELVHLQHHYAHLLSVIFENDLPDKEYLGFCFDGTGYGEDGKIWGGEVFRLDKKGFKRVYHFDEFSLFGGENSIKNIYLIAYSIILKYQLEDEGHKFLVNFDEKVLRNFKIMEQKGLNLVKTSSVGRIFDAFGAIICGIFHSSFEGESGMRLEALYDKNLDVCYKFSLNDGVIGFKDAFKSALKDEPRVAATAFINGMADIIFEISKNEKKEILLSGGVFQNKTLLELIYKKFTKANLKFYINKKFCSNDSNVNLGQIYYYLSTFSNK; from the coding sequence TTGAGATCAAGCTTTAGATATGAGATCAAAGGCTTAGTTCAAGGCGTTGGTTTTAGACCTTTTGTCTATACTTTAGCGGATAAATTTAAGCTTGTTGGCGAAATTTACAACGACGACGAGGGCGTGAAGCTAAATTTTAGTGGCGAAGAGGCTAGCTTTTTGGCTTTTGAAAAAGAGCTTTATGAGAAGCTACCAGCCCTTGCTAGGATCGATGAACTGCATAAATTTAAGATAGATAAAATTTATGAAAAGCTTGAGATCGTAGCCTCAAAGTCGGCTACCAAACAAGCGCCTATCTTGCCTGATTACGCGCTTTGCGATGACTGCTTGCGCGAGTTTTATGACCCTACAAATCCACGTTACAAATACCCATTTATAAACTGCACCAACTGCGGACCGAGATTTTCCATCATCAAAGCATTGCCCTATGACAGGGTAAATACGACGATGAGCGAGTTTAAGATGTGCGAATTTTGTGAGAGCGAGTATAAAGACCCGCTTAACCGCCGCTACCACGCAGAGCCGATCTCTTGCCCAAACTGCGGGCCAAAGCTCTATCTAAAAGATAAATTTGGCAAGGTGCTTGCCAGTAAAAACGAAGCAGCCAAAGAGGCGGCTAGGCTCATAAACGAGGGTAAAATTTTAGCCATTAAGGGGCTTGGTGGCTTTCATCTAGTTTGCGACGCGACAAATGAAGACGCAGTTTGCGAGCTAAGAGCTAGAAAGCACCGCCCAAGCAAGCCCTTTGCTCTGATGAGTAAAAATCTACAAAACGCTAGAGAGATAGCGCAAATTTCAGAAGCAGAGGTGAAGCTTCTTAGCTCAAATTTAAAGCCAATCGTCCTACTGAAGGCAAAAAATGGCTCAAATATCGCAAAAAGCGTCGCACCAAATTTAAATAAGCTTGGCGTCATGCTCGCATTTAGCGGCATACATCTTTTGCTATTTGACTATCTTGAACACGACATCATCGCAACTAGCGCAAATATCTCAGGCGAGGTTGTGATAAAAGATGAGAGTGAGCTAAGGGAAAAACTAGGTGAGGTTATAGACTTTTACCTTGATCACGACCGAGAAATTTACTCGCCAAGTGACGATAGTATCGCATTTTGCATTGGAGATGAAGTTGTTTTTACAAGGACGAGCCGAGGGCTAAATCCAAATTTCATCCATACAAATTTCAAGCAAAAAGGGACATTTTTAGCACTTGGAGCGGAGCTAAAAAGCTCATTTTGCATCTATAAAGACGGACTTTTGATAGTTAGTCCATATATCGGCGATCTAAAAAACGTGGCGACTTTTGATAGGTTTAAGGACATTTTCACCCTTTTTGAAACGACTTATGATCTAAAAATAGACAAGGTCATAGCCGATTTGCATCCAAATTTTTTAAATACAAAATGGGCGAAGAATCAGGGCTTTGAGCTAGTTCATCTGCAGCACCACTACGCACATTTGCTAAGCGTGATCTTTGAAAATGATTTGCCAGACAAAGAGTATCTTGGCTTTTGCTTTGACGGCACAGGATACGGAGAGGACGGCAAAATTTGGGGTGGCGAGGTTTTTAGGCTGGATAAAAAGGGCTTTAAAAGGGTTTATCACTTTGATGAATTTAGCTTATTTGGCGGCGAAAATAGCATAAAAAATATCTACCTCATCGCTTATTCTATTATTTTGAAGTATCAGCTTGAGGACGAGGGGCATAAATTTCTAGTAAATTTTGATGAAAAGGTGCTTAGAAATTTCAAGATTATGGAGCAAAAGGGGCTAAATTTAGTAAAAACTAGCTCGGTTGGTAGGATATTTGACGCATTTGGTGCGATAATATGTGGCATTTTTCACTCGAGTTTTGAGGGCGAGAGTGGCATGAGGCTTGAGGCACTTTATGATAAAAATTTAGATGTGTGTTATAAATTTAGCCTAAATGACGGAGTTATCGGCTTTAAAGATGCCTTTAAAAGCGCTTTAAAAGATGAGCCAAGAGTGGCTGCAACGGCATTTATAAATGGCATGGCTGATATTATTTTTGAAATTTCTAAAAATGAGAAAAAAGAGATTTTACTAAGTGGTGGAGTTTTTCAAAATAAGACTTTGCTTGAGCTTATTTACAAAAAATTTACTAAAGCAAATTTGAAATTTTATATCAATAAGAAATTCTGCAGTAACGATTCTAACGTAAATTTAGGGCAAATTTATTATTATTTATCCACATTTTCTAATAAGTGA